Below is a window of Procambarus clarkii isolate CNS0578487 chromosome 19, FALCON_Pclarkii_2.0, whole genome shotgun sequence DNA.
TGTTAacacccccccctctactgtacagtcaggtgtgtctgttaacacccccccccctctactgtacAGTCAGGTGTGCCTGTTAACACCCCCCCCTCTTCTATACAGTCAGGTGTGCCTGTTAACAcccgcccccccctctactgtacagtcaggtgtgcctgttaacaccctcccccctcttctattCAGTCAGGTGTGCCTGTTAACACCCGCCCCCCTCTTCTGTAGTCAAGTGTGCCTGTTAacaccctcccctacccccccccccccctatgacCCCGACCTTTCAAGTAGTCACCCTCCAGTGGTCACACAATTCGGAGGTGTTCCCGCTAATGGCTTCTACCTGCAGGTTATATTCACTAGTGATTCCCCCGAGAGGTGCTTGGCCCGTCTGGTACAGTCTTGTAATGTTTCCTCTCCGGGGGCCCTGTATGCTGTTCCTGGGTCGCGTGGGAGCATGCTCTCCCAGGCAGCATGGTGTGGGGGGCGTACAGCATGCTATGGGAGCATGAGCCAGTTGAGCATGATACAAGAGCCACCAGTGGGAGCGGGTAAAGGAGCAGGCATTTTGTGGTGGCGGCCGCCGGGGCGCCCTCTCACCTTCTCCACCGGCTGATAAAAACCTCAGACAAGTCACGACTAAATTATCACTTTAGTGTATATTTATACCCAGAAGAAGACAATTAAAAGTGAGTCTTGGATCGGTGGATTAGAGGAACAGTATGAACCCGCGACATTTAGCGAGGCGCTCGCGGCGCAGCGGCCAGTTACCTAAAGTGGAAACTGTAAAAAGCTTCCACTGTTCTCTAGTGTTGAAATATGGCATTACTGCGTACCCTGGAGCCTGGGTCAGCCTGTCAGGGAAAGATATCCCAGCCTGGATACTCGTCACTATTATTCATCATTCACTGCTTCATGAGGCAAATATTGGGGGAAATTGTTTTGAGAGATGTGAATAGGTTTCTAAACATTAAAATTGTCACTCGATTGTTGTAGTAATTGTACAAGAGAGCAGGAATatggtgccaccaacaccaccacactccaataGTCATCCATAAAGCTCCCATGGAAATGTCTATTAGGTTTTTCCTAGATCAGTGGATAatggtgtgtattagtgtaagaaAGATTATTGTTTGGAAAAGTTTGATTTGAAAACATTTAGGtgtgtgggtggcgggtggtggcaggtatggtggtggaggtctcAGGTACCCAGGCACGCTCTTCCCTTTCGAATTCTGGCCTccacgaccagcctatgtccatccCCTACCACAGACCATTCCCCATGTCAATTAGAATAAGGTTAGCCCCCAAGAACTCGGCTTCCAAGTTTGAACAAACAAACAGCCGGGCATTTTCTCTTACTAATAAGAGACctcgccctccagtatcttccagtcatggaaggtactggagggccaggtcccaaatttacacagtagaataacaacatactggagcgaaaggtacggaaggaaatgcagaatagaaccagtgaggagtagaggtgccataggcacaatcagagaacactgtctgaacatcagcggtccagtgaagagtagaggtgccatagacacaatcagggaacactgaacatcagaggtccacagctgttcaacaccctcccagcaagcattagaaatattgctggaacaaaggtggacgtCTTCAAGAGGCATTTTaggtaagttcttgcaagaagtgccggaccaacccggctgtagtgggtatgtggtcctgcaggccgctccaagccttGGCCACAGGCCGGGCTTGGTAAATAGAGCTACTCCAGTACCCACTCCACTAAGTACGGTCAAGGTAGTGGAGTATTCTAACCATCCATACCACTGCTGCTGGCCCGCTCAGTCTGGAGCATTACGGAGCATTCTCAGCCTTAATGGCCATGAAGGTCAGTCGTCAGGCTTATGAACGGAAGAGTCGTCCAATGAGGTTCAAACAGCTTTACTAATCATCTGTGATTACTAATCAACCAATCTCTTGGTtgactactgctgctgttgctggcggctgctggtggctgctgctgttgctggcggCTGCTGGTTGCTGCTGGCGGCTGCTGGTTGCTGCTGGcggctgctggtggctgctgctgttactggcggCTGCTGGcggctgctggtggctgctgctgttactggcggCTGCTGGcggctgctggtggctgctggcGGCTGCTGGCGGCTGCTGGcggctgctggtggctgctggcggctgctggtggctgctggcGGCTGCTGGcggctgctggtggctgctggcGGCTGCTGGCGGCTGCTGGCGGCTGTTGGcggctgctggtggctgctggtggctgctggtggctgctggtggctgctggtggctgctggtggctgctggcGGCTGCTGGCGGCTGCAGACATGTACCTGAGGGGTGTGGCAGCAGACACACGTGCCCTGGCAGGCAGGAGCCAGAGGGCCGCCCCTCACCGTGCTGCCCAACTGTGTACACACTTCAGGCAGCGACTGTCACCGACCCGTCTCATTCATGCATCTTAGttaccaacccaacccaacccaacccaacccgacCCAACCCAACCCGACCCAACCCAacacaacccaacccaacccaacccaacccgacCCAACccgacccaacccaacccaacacaACCCAACCCAACCAAACTGTTGTCTCACTGCGTGCAATATACAAGACTTTGGTCAACGTCTGTGCCCACTGGGGTACAGGTGTGGCGATAACAGTGCCCACTGGGGTACAGGTGTGGCGATAACAGTGCCCACTGGGGTACAGGTGTGGCGATAACAGTGCCCACTGGGGTACAGGTGTGGCGATAACAGTGCCCACTGGGGTACAGGTGTGGCGATAACAGTGCCCACTGGGGTACAGGTGTGGCGATAACAGTGCCCACTGGGGTACAGGTGTGGCCATAACAGAGCCCACTGGGGTACAGGTGTGGCCATAACAGAGCCCACTGGGGTACAGGTGTGGCCATACGTTTTTAATAcccgcttgatggggttctgggagttgttctactgcccaagcccggcccgaggccaggcttgacttgtgagagtttggtccaccaggctgttgcttggagcggcccacaggcccacatatacctggttgaccagacttgacttgtgagagtttggtccaccaggctgttgcttggagcggcccgcaggcccacatatacctggttgatggggttctgggagttgttctactccccaagcccggcccgaggccaggcttgacttgtgagagtttggtccaccaggctgttgcttggagcggcccgcaggcccacatacccaccacagcccggttggtccggcactccttgaaggaaacaatctagtttcctcttgaagatgtccacggttgttccggcaatatttcttatgctcgctgggaggacgttgaacaccaTCTTGGcgtgtaaaatataaaatatatttctaAAACTAGCAATGTTAAGACTGGTAAAGAGAAATTTAATGGAGGAATGGTTTGATATTATCTGTGACGGCTTCTTTTTGTTTAACCAAACTGTTTGTACACTATATTGTGTGTTTCACTTCTTAGATAACCCCATGTGGTGGAATTCTGTGAGTGCtagtgtgtaccccatactcatcctgtgagcggtagtttattgtgcaccccatactcatcctgtgagcggtagattattgtgcaccccatactcgtcctgtgagcggtagtttattgtgcaccccatactcatcctgtgagcggtagtttattgtgcaccccatactcatcctgtgagtggtagtttattgtgcaccccatactcatcctgtgagtggtagattattgtgcaccccatactcatcctgtgagcggtagtttattgtgcaccccatactcatcctgtgagcggtagtttattgtgcaccccatactcatcctgtgagtggtagtttattgtgcacgccatactcatcctgtgagcggtagtttattgtgcaccccatactcattctgtgagcggtagtttattgtgcaccccatactcatcctgtgagcggtagtttattgtgcaccccatactcatcctgtgagcggtagtttattgtgcaccccatactcatcctgtgagcggtagtttattgtgcaccccatactcatcctgtgagcggtagtttattgtgcaccccatactcatcctgtgagcggtagtttattgtgcaccccatactcatcctgtgagcggtagtttattgtgcaccccaagaAGTGCACAGTACCAGTAGCAAGAGCGCCCGGTGCAGTATAGAGGAAAAGCCTGGATACAGGGAAGAcatcagcagcacttaaatcatcAGATACAGCTTCACTATACACGGGAGGTAATAAAGCCTTGGCTGAAACTATCGACCATTCACTCTAACATCACACCTAAAGTTATTGAAAGATTGATTAGGCGTCATATTTCCAGTTTCCTGGAGgacatggtagccgaggctacttCCATCCCCACGCCGGCACTcggttcgcatatgtgttcctcacgtgtgccccaaagaatgaggtgatttgataaaataccatgcccaagattaccaacagagtgccggcgggggggatggaaatagcctcggctaccatcctcttttgtccggtcgtgttggtcgagtggttaagggatcctgtacatcagttgcattgtttctggcagtatgggttcgagtcccttctggggtgtgagttttcagtggcatatgtgcctggagaccgttcaggcttgttcgcatatatatataatatatatataatagtgtatatgtatatatatatatatatatatatatatatatatatatatatatatatatatatatatatatatatatatataccagacgTCAAGACAAACTGTGTACTCAGGTCTCACGACTACGACTCCACCCACTTAGAGCTTCCTCAACCAGCCGACCTCAAGGGCCTGGTTACCTCGTTATCTACAAAGTTATAAACTAACGGTATTTAACTCTAGCAAATTCGATTTAAACTTTTTGATATCGTATATATCACATTGTGTTCCTGTCTGTTATGTGTCTATGTAGCCCACTCCGCccacacccacaggacgggtgtggggtccgcccacacccacaggacgggtgtggggtccaccagcacccacaggacgggtgtggggtccgcccacacccacaggacgggtgtagggtccaccagcacccacagtacgggtgtggggtccaccagcacccacaggacgggtgtggggtccgtccacacccacaggacgggtgtggggtccaccagcacccacaggacgggtgtggggtccgtccacacccacaggacgggtgtggggtccaccagcacccacaggacgggtgtggggtccaccagcacccacaggacgggtgtggggtccacccacacccacaggacgggtgtggggtccaccagcacccacaggacgggtgtggggtccacccacgcccacaggacgggtgtggggtccaccagcacccacaggacgggtgtggggtccacccacgcccacaggacgggtgtggggtccaccagcacccacaggacgggtgtggggtccacccacacccacaggacgggtgtggggtccaccagcacccacaggacgggtgtggggtccaccagcacccacaggacgggtgtggggtccaccagcacccacaggacgggtgtggggtccacccacacccacaggacgggtgtggggtccaccagcacccacaggacgggtgtggggtccaccagcacccacaggatgggtgtggggtccaccagcacccacaggacgggtgtggggtccacccacacccacaggacgggtgtggggtccaccagcacccacAGGACGGTTGTGGGGTCCGTccacacccacaggacgggtgcgGGGTCCGCccacacccacaggacgggtgcgGGGTCCGCccacacccacaggacgggtgtggggtccgcccacacccacaggacgggtgtggCGTCCGCCCACACccacaggacaggtatggggagcacaataaaTTAAACTTTAAATCTCTTCAAACAACTAAACTGCTTTTTCCTCGTTCCTGTGGCCATGTGCTAAGCTTAAGCGCTGAGTCGGACTCAgaccagcacacacacagctgACTCAAGCTTGGCTCCTGAGTGGTCAGTAAGCTGACTCAAGCTTGGCTCGTGAGTGCTCAGTAAGCTGACTCAAGCTTGGCTCCTGAGTGCTCAGTAAGCTGACTCAAGCTTGGCTCCTGAGTGCTCAGTAAGCTGACTCAAGCTTGGCTCCTGAGTGCTCAGTAAGCTGACTCAAGCTTGGCTCCTGAGTGCTCAGTAAGCTGACTCAAGCTTGGCTCCTGAGTGCTCAGTAAGCTGACTCAAGCTTGGCTCCTGAGTGCTCAGTAAGCTGACTCAAGCTTGGCTCCTGAGTGCTCAGTAAGCTGACTCAAGCTTGGCTCCTGAGTGCTCACACAGCTGACTCAAGCTTGGCTCCTGAGTGGTCAGTAAGCTGACTCAAGCTTGGCACCTGAGTGCTCAGTAAGCTGACTCAAGCTTGGCTCCTGAGTGGTCAGTAAGCTGACTCAAGCGTGGCTCCTGAGTGCTCAGTAAGCTGACTCAAGCTTGGCTCCTGAGTGGTCAGTAAGCTGACTCAAGCGTGGCTCCTGAGTGCTCAGTAAGCTGACTCAAGCTTGGCTTCTGAGTGGTCACTAAGCTGACTCAAGCTTGGCTCCTGAGTGGTCACTAAGCTGACTCAACCTTGGCTCCTGAGTGGTCACTAAGCTGACTCAACCTTGGCTCCTGAGTGGTCACTAAGCTGACTCAAGCTTGGCGCCTGAGTGCTCAGTAAGCTGGCTCAAGCTTGGCTCCTGAGTGTGTTCAGTAAGCTGGCTCAAGCTTGGCTCCTGAGTGCTCATTAAGCTGGCTCAAGCTTGGCTCCTGAGTGCTCAGTAAGCTGGCTCAAGCTTGGCTCCTGAGTGCTCAGTAAGCTGGCTCAAGCTTGGCTCCTGAGTGGTCAGTAAGCTGACTCAAGCTTGGCTCCTGAGTGGTCAGTAAGCTGACTCAAGCTTGGCTCCTGAGTGCTCAGTAAGCTGACTCAAGCTTGGCTCCTGAGTGCTCAGTAAGCTGACTCAAGCGTGGCTCCTGAGTGCTCTCTAAGCTGACTCAAGCTTGGCTCCTGAGTGGTCAGTAAGCTGACTCAAGCGTGGCTCCTGAGTGGTCAGTAAGCTGACTCAAGCTTGGCTCCTGAGTGCTCAGTAAGATGACTCAAGCTTGGCTCCTGAGTGCTCAGTAAGCTGACTCAAGCGTGGCTCCTGAGTGCTCACTAAGCTGACTCAAGCGTGGCTCCTGAGTGCTCAGTAAGCTGGCTCAAGCTTGGCTCCTGAGTGCTCA
It encodes the following:
- the LOC138366392 gene encoding submandibular gland secretory Glx-rich protein CA-like; translated protein: MSAAASSRQQPPAATSSHQQPPAATSSHQQPPTAASSRQQPPAATSSRQQPPAATSSRQQPPAAASSRQQPPAATSSRQQPPVTAAATSSRQQPPVTAAATSSRQQQPAAASSNQQPPATAAATSSRQQQQQ